The following coding sequences lie in one Phalacrocorax aristotelis chromosome 2, bGulAri2.1, whole genome shotgun sequence genomic window:
- the GLIPR2 gene encoding LOW QUALITY PROTEIN: Golgi-associated plant pathogenesis-related protein 1 (The sequence of the model RefSeq protein was modified relative to this genomic sequence to represent the inferred CDS: deleted 2 bases in 1 codon): MLLSFLRQRSQATEEVVLKLRTLCPRRLVLTLSEERKQQVKLKKKKKHHLIMGKSASKQFAEEVLKAHNDYRKKHGVPPLKLCKKLNRGAQQYAEELATTRVLKHSSESANGKCGENLAWASYDQPGKDVADRWYSEIKNYSFQNPGFSSGTGHFTAMVWKNTKKMGVGKASASDGSTFVVARYDPAGNVVNPGYYEENVLPPRK, encoded by the exons ATGCTGCTGAGTTTTCTCAGGCAGCGGTCGCAGGCGACTGAAGAAGTTGTGCTGAAATTGCGAACGCTTTGTCCCCGACGCTTAGTGCTGACACTCAGTGAAGAGAGGAAGCAGCaggtgaaattaaaaaaaaaaaaaaaa caccacttGATCATGGGAAAATCAG CTTCCAAACAATTTGCTGAAGAAGTCTTGAAAGCACACAATGACTACAGGAAGAAACACGGAGTCCCCCCATTAAAACTCTGCAAGAAGTTAAACAGAGGAGCCCAACA GTATGCAGAAGAACTGGCTACTACCAGAGTCCTCAAACACAGCTCCGAGTCTGCTAATGGGAAATGTGGAGAAAACCTAGCGTGGGCATCCTATGACCAACCAG GAAAGGATGTGGCTGACAGATGgtacagtgaaataaaaaattacagctttcaAAACCCAGGGTTTTCTTCTGGGACAG GTCACTTCACAGCAATGGTTTGGAAGAACACAAAAAAGATGGGAGTCGGAAAAGCATCTGCTAGTGATGGCTCAACATTTGTGGTAGCTAGATATGATCCAGCTGGAAATGTAGTAAATCCAGgctattatgaagaaaatgtcCTTCCTccaagaaaataa